GTCCTCGAGCTGGTAGACGGCGCGCAGCGGGATGGCGAGCGTCAGCACCATCGCGAAGCCCGAGTAGATGGCGCCGGCGACGAAGTAGGGCGGGAAGATGGTCGTGTGCCAGCCCGGGAGCTGCGCCACGGCGAAGTCGAAGCTCACCACCGTGTGCACCGAGACGACGAGCGGCGTGGCGAGGCCGGCGAGCAGGAGATAGGCCGTCTCGTAGCGGTGCCAGTGGCGTGCCGAGCCGCGCCAGCCCATGGCGAGCATGCCGTAGATGAAGCGGCCCGGGCGGCTCGGCGAGCGGTCGCGCAGGGTCGCGAAGTCGGGAACCAGCCCGATGAACCAGAAGAGGAGCGAGATCGTGAAGTAGGTGAGGACCGCGAACACGTCCCACACGAGCGGGCTCCGGAACTGCGGCCAGAGGGACATCGTGTTCGGGTAGGGCAGGAGCCAGTAGAAGTACCAGGGGCGCCCCAGGTGGAGGAGCGGGAAGAGGCCCGCGCAGGCGACGGCGAAGATGGTCATCGCCTCCGCAAAGCGGTTGATCGACTGCCGCCACTGCTGGCGGAGCAGGAGGAGGATGGCCGAGATGAGCGTCCCCGCGTGTCCGATGCCGATCCACCACACGAAGTTGACGATCGCGAAGCCCCACGCGACCGGGACGTTCACGCCCCAGATGCCGATGCCGGCGAGCAGCAGGTAGCCGACCGCGTTCATCAGCACGAGGAGGAAGAAGAACGAGATGCCGAAGCCGACGAGCCACCCGCGCGAGGTGCGGCGGCGCAGCACGATCGCGCTGATCTTGTCGGTGATCGAGGCGAAGGTGTGGCCGGGCTCGATGACCGGCGGCGCGGCGAGCGGGGCGGGCTCCACGGTCAGGCGATCTCCGGGTTGGGGTTCTTGAGGGCCGCGAGGTAGGTCGTGCGCGGGCGCGTGTTGAGCTCGGCGAGCAGCGGGTAGTTCCGCGCTTCGCCCTTGAGCTTCCCGACGCGGCTCGCGGGGTCGTTCAGGTCGCCGAACACGATCGCCTCGGCGGGACAGGCCTGGGCGCACGCCGGCACCACCTCGCCGTCGCGGATCGGTCGCCCCTCCTTCTCGGCCGCGATGCGGTGCTGGTTGATGCGCTGCACGCAGTAGGTGCATTTCTCCATGACGCCGCGGCTGCGCACGGTGACATCCGGGTTGCGCTGCGC
The DNA window shown above is from Deltaproteobacteria bacterium and carries:
- a CDS encoding hydrogenase, coding for MTVEPAPLAAPPVIEPGHTFASITDKISAIVLRRRTSRGWLVGFGISFFFLLVLMNAVGYLLLAGIGIWGVNVPVAWGFAIVNFVWWIGIGHAGTLISAILLLLRQQWRQSINRFAEAMTIFAVACAGLFPLLHLGRPWYFYWLLPYPNTMSLWPQFRSPLVWDVFAVLTYFTISLLFWFIGLVPDFATLRDRSPSRPGRFIYGMLAMGWRGSARHWHRYETAYLLLAGLATPLVVSVHTVVSFDFAVAQLPGWHTTIFPPYFVAGAIYSGFAMVLTLAIPLRAVYQLEDFITTRHLQNMAKILLATGLIVGYGYMIEAFMAWYGGNPYEEYTIWNRLTGPYAPLYWALLFCNIATPQVLWLQRVRTSAPALFVISLIVNTGMWLERFVIVVTSLHRDFLPSSWGMYYPTIWDVATFVGTLGLFATLFFLFIRFMPMISIFEMRTILPEAEVKEPA